Part of the Frankiaceae bacterium genome is shown below.
TTCAGCCTCGCGTTCGGTGACGGCGGCCCGCTGATCGGCGACTTCAGCCTCGTCGGCTTGAAGGACATCGGCACCGTGCGGCTGCCCGGCTACGAGGGCGACTTCGCGCTGACGATCCCCGTCGTGCTGTTCTGCGCGTACCAGATGATGTTCGCGATCATCACCCCCGCGCTCATCACCGGCGCGACGGCGGACAGGCTGAAGTTCCGCGGCTACGCCGTCTTCCTCGGCGCCTGGCTGCTGCTGGTCTACACGCCGGTGGCGCACTGGGTGTTCAGCCCGACGGGGTGGCTGTTCGAGCGCGGTGCGCTCGACTTCGCGGGCGGCACCGTCGTGCACATCAACGCCGGCATCGCGGCGCTCGCGGTCGTCCTCGTCGTGGGGAAGCGACGTGGCTGGCCGCGCGAGCAGATGAAGCCGCACTCGCTGCCGTTGACCATGCTCGGGACCGGCATCCTGTGGTTCGGCTGGTTCGGCTTCAACGCCGGCTCCGCCCTGGGCGCCAACGGTCTCGCCGCCCAGGCGCTCATGAACACCCACCTCGCCGCCGCCGCCGGCATGCTCGGCTGGCTGCTCACCGAACGCCTCAAGGACGGCCACGCCACGACCCTCGGTGCCGCCTCCGGCGCGGTCGCGGGGCTCGTCGCGATCACGCCGTGCGCGGGCTTCGTCGGCGGCCTCTCGCCGATCGTCATCGGGCTCGTCGCGGGGTCGGTCTGCTTCCTCGCGATCCAGCTGAAGTTCCGCTTCGGCTACGACGACTCGCTCGACGTCGTCGGCGTCCACCTCGTCGGCGGCATCCTCGGGTCGCTGCTGCTCGCGGTCTTCTCCGACAAGGCCATCAACTCGCTCGGTGCCGACGGCATCCTCAACGGCGGCGGCACCGCGCTCCTGATCGACCAGCTGGTGGCGGTGGGGGCGACGCTCGTGTTCTCGTTCGTGCTGTCGTACGCCATCGCGAAGGCGGTGGACGTGACGATCGGCCTGCGGGTGACGGAGGACGAGGAGGCGCAGGGCTTGGACATGACACAGCACGCGGAGTCGGCGTACGCCTTCTCGGAGGTCGGAGCGATGGGGAGGATCGGCTGATGAGGCTCGTCACCGCGATCGTGAAGCCGTTCAAGCTCGACGACGTCAAGACCGCCCTCACCGACCTCGGCATCCAGGGCATGACCGTCTCGGAGGTGCAGGGGTTCGGCCGCCAGCGCGGCCACACCGAGGTCTACCGGGG
Proteins encoded:
- a CDS encoding ammonium transporter, yielding MDTIDTGNTAWVLVCAALVLFMTPGLAFFYGGMVRAKNVLGMLMQNVFSMGLVSVLWAVVGFSLAFGDGGPLIGDFSLVGLKDIGTVRLPGYEGDFALTIPVVLFCAYQMMFAIITPALITGATADRLKFRGYAVFLGAWLLLVYTPVAHWVFSPTGWLFERGALDFAGGTVVHINAGIAALAVVLVVGKRRGWPREQMKPHSLPLTMLGTGILWFGWFGFNAGSALGANGLAAQALMNTHLAAAAGMLGWLLTERLKDGHATTLGAASGAVAGLVAITPCAGFVGGLSPIVIGLVAGSVCFLAIQLKFRFGYDDSLDVVGVHLVGGILGSLLLAVFSDKAINSLGADGILNGGGTALLIDQLVAVGATLVFSFVLSYAIAKAVDVTIGLRVTEDEEAQGLDMTQHAESAYAFSEVGAMGRIG